The Staphylococcus carnosus genome has a segment encoding these proteins:
- a CDS encoding NETI motif-containing protein yields MKFEVREDETIQDCLQRMREAGYMPVKRFEKPVYRENKDGSIEVERQFIQFVGKKIEE; encoded by the coding sequence ATGAAATTTGAAGTCAGAGAAGATGAAACAATTCAAGATTGTTTGCAGCGTATGCGTGAAGCGGGATACATGCCGGTAAAGCGTTTCGAAAAACCTGTCTATCGCGAAAATAAAGATGGCAGTATAGAAGTCGAACGCCAATTTATTCAATTTGTCGGTAAGAAAATAGAAGAATAA
- a CDS encoding YerC/YecD family TrpR-related protein gives MQIEKLRGKALDELFDAILTLENREECYEFFDDLCTVNEIQSLSQRLQVAKMIKQGYTYATIEKETGASTATISRVKRSLQWGNDAYTVVLDRMNIETNE, from the coding sequence ATGCAAATTGAAAAATTACGCGGCAAGGCATTAGATGAGTTATTTGATGCAATTTTAACGCTTGAAAATAGAGAAGAATGTTACGAATTTTTCGATGATTTATGTACAGTCAACGAAATTCAATCGTTATCTCAAAGACTCCAAGTCGCAAAAATGATTAAGCAAGGTTATACTTACGCAACAATTGAAAAAGAAACTGGCGCATCAACAGCGACTATTTCCAGAGTGAAACGCTCATTACAATGGGGCAATGATGCCTATACTGTCGTTTTAGACAGAATGAATATTGAAACAAACGAATAA
- the purB gene encoding adenylosuccinate lyase yields the protein MIERYSREEMSQIWTDQNRYEAWLEVEILACEAWSKLGFIPEEDVKKIRENARVDVDRAKEIELETRHDVVAFTRQVSETLGEERKWVHYGLTSTDVVDTALSYQIKQANDILEKDIERFIEVLAAKAKKYKYTLMMGRTHGVHAEPTTFGVKMALWYQEMLRNLKRFKAVREEIEVGKMSGAVGTFANIPPEIEAYVTEHLGLGAAPVSTQTLQRDRHAYYIATLALIATSMEKFAVEVRGLQKTETREVEEAFAKGQKGSSAMPHKRNPIGSENITGISRVIRGYITTAYEDVPLWHERDISHSSAERIMLPDVTIALDYAMNRFTNIIDRLTVFEDNMMENINKTFGLIYSQRVLLTLINKGMVREQAYDLVQPKAMESWETKTPFRELLEQDSQITDVLSKEDLDKAFDPKHHLNQVDTIFERAGLAD from the coding sequence ATGATTGAACGTTATTCTCGAGAAGAAATGTCTCAAATTTGGACAGACCAAAATCGTTATGAAGCATGGTTAGAGGTAGAAATTTTAGCATGCGAAGCTTGGAGTAAATTAGGTTTCATCCCAGAGGAAGACGTTAAAAAAATTCGTGAAAATGCACGTGTAGATGTTGATCGTGCAAAAGAAATTGAATTAGAAACTCGTCACGATGTTGTAGCTTTTACACGCCAAGTATCTGAAACTTTAGGTGAAGAACGTAAATGGGTACACTATGGTTTAACTTCTACTGATGTAGTAGATACTGCATTAAGCTATCAAATTAAACAAGCAAACGATATTTTAGAAAAAGACATTGAACGTTTTATCGAAGTATTAGCTGCTAAAGCAAAAAAATATAAATATACTTTAATGATGGGCCGTACACATGGTGTACACGCTGAACCTACTACTTTCGGTGTGAAAATGGCATTATGGTATCAAGAAATGTTGCGTAACTTGAAACGTTTCAAAGCAGTGAGAGAAGAAATTGAAGTTGGTAAAATGAGTGGGGCAGTTGGTACTTTTGCTAATATCCCTCCCGAAATTGAAGCATATGTAACTGAACATTTAGGACTTGGGGCAGCACCAGTTTCTACACAAACATTGCAACGTGACCGTCATGCATACTATATTGCGACACTTGCATTAATTGCAACTTCTATGGAAAAATTTGCAGTTGAGGTACGTGGATTGCAAAAAACTGAAACACGTGAAGTAGAAGAAGCGTTTGCTAAAGGTCAAAAAGGTTCTTCAGCTATGCCGCATAAACGTAACCCGATCGGTTCTGAAAACATTACAGGTATTTCTCGTGTTATCCGCGGTTATATTACAACTGCATATGAAGATGTGCCATTATGGCATGAACGTGATATTTCACATTCATCTGCAGAACGTATTATGTTGCCTGATGTTACAATCGCATTAGATTACGCGATGAATCGTTTCACAAACATTATTGATCGATTAACTGTGTTTGAAGACAATATGATGGAAAACATCAACAAAACTTTCGGCTTAATTTATTCACAACGTGTGTTATTGACACTTATTAATAAAGGAATGGTTCGTGAACAAGCATATGATTTAGTACAACCAAAAGCGATGGAATCATGGGAAACTAAAACACCATTCCGTGAATTGCTTGAACAAGATTCACAAATTACTGATGTATTAAGTAAAGAAGATTTAGACAAAGCATTTGATCCTAAACATCACTTGAATCAAGTGGACACAATTTTTGAACGTGCAGGATTAGCTGACTAA
- a CDS encoding DUF2179 domain-containing protein produces the protein MSVISANPWLMLLAIFVINVAYVTCLTVRTILTLKGYRYVAAAVSFIEVLIYIIGLGLVMANLDKFQNIIAYALGFSVGIIVGMKIEEKLALGYSVVNVTTANYELDLPTQLRNLGYGVTHFPAYGRDGERLVMQILTPRRFELKLMDTIKQIDEKAFVIAYEARTLHGGFWVKGVRSKKLKAYDTDEI, from the coding sequence TTGTCAGTCATATCAGCAAACCCTTGGCTGATGTTGCTTGCAATCTTTGTCATTAACGTGGCATACGTCACATGCTTAACAGTCCGTACGATTCTTACATTAAAAGGCTATCGTTATGTAGCTGCTGCTGTAAGTTTTATAGAAGTATTAATCTATATTATCGGTTTAGGACTTGTTATGGCGAACTTAGATAAATTCCAAAACATTATTGCTTATGCTTTAGGTTTCTCTGTCGGTATTATTGTCGGCATGAAAATTGAAGAAAAGCTTGCTTTGGGATATTCAGTGGTCAATGTGACAACCGCTAATTATGAATTAGATTTGCCCACACAGTTAAGAAATCTAGGTTATGGTGTTACCCATTTCCCAGCATACGGAAGAGATGGAGAACGTTTAGTGATGCAAATCCTTACACCTAGACGTTTCGAATTGAAGTTAATGGACACAATTAAGCAAATTGACGAAAAAGCTTTTGTCATTGCATACGAAGCACGTACATTGCATGGCGGCTTCTGGGTTAAAGGTGTTCGAAGTAAAAAATTGAAAGCGTATGATACAGATGAAATTTGA
- a CDS encoding heptaprenylglyceryl phosphate synthase, with the protein MYDIKKWKHVFKLDPAKTISDEDLDKICMSETDAIIIGGTDNVTEDNVIQLMSRVRRYPLPLVLEISNLESTMPGFDFYFAPMVLNSRDVTYHNGILLEALKEYGHMMDFDEVIFQGYVVLNPDSKVAEKTQANTDIDTQDIEAYALMTDKVYRFPIMYIEYSGTFGDMEKVRAAKDNLEEAHIFYGGGISSISDAKAAAGVADTIVVGNLVYNDIKQALKTVKIKGKS; encoded by the coding sequence ATGTACGACATTAAAAAGTGGAAACATGTATTTAAATTAGATCCTGCGAAAACGATCAGTGATGAGGATTTGGATAAAATCTGCATGTCAGAGACGGATGCTATTATTATTGGCGGAACTGATAATGTAACCGAAGATAATGTCATTCAGTTGATGAGTCGTGTCCGCCGATATCCGCTTCCATTGGTACTTGAAATTTCAAATTTGGAAAGTACAATGCCTGGTTTTGATTTTTATTTTGCTCCAATGGTACTGAACAGCCGAGATGTTACATATCATAATGGAATCTTATTAGAAGCTTTAAAAGAATATGGACATATGATGGATTTTGACGAAGTGATTTTCCAAGGTTACGTAGTATTGAATCCTGATTCTAAAGTGGCTGAAAAAACACAAGCGAACACTGACATAGATACACAAGATATTGAAGCATATGCCTTAATGACAGATAAAGTTTACCGCTTTCCGATAATGTACATAGAATACAGCGGAACTTTTGGAGATATGGAAAAAGTGCGTGCTGCAAAGGATAACTTAGAAGAAGCGCATATTTTTTATGGCGGCGGTATTTCATCAATAAGCGATGCAAAAGCAGCTGCTGGCGTGGCAGATACCATTGTGGTCGGTAATTTAGTATATAACGATATCAAACAAGCGTTAAAAACTGTGAAAATAAAGGGGAAATCGTAA